The genomic region TTTCTTCGTGCCTACGGGAAGAGTTGGCGTGTCATGGAAGAACTTCCGGAGGAACTGGAAGAGATTCGAAAACAGAGCCCCTCCAAGTCCCTGATCTTTGCATTCTGGCACAACCGCATGTTGCTCCTTGCCTATACACACCGGGATCGTGCGATTCAGGTTCTCTCGAGCAGTAGTCGGGATGGGCGCTTGATGAGTTCCATCCTTGGGAAGATGGGGATGCAGAAAGTCCTCGGCTCCAGTAGTCAGGGAGGCGCAGCCGGCCTGCGTCAGATGGCCCGTCAGTGCCGAAGAGGAAACGATGCCGCCCTCAGTGTCGATGGGCCGCGAGGCCCTCGCGGGAGATTGAAGGGAGGAGTGATCTCACTTGCCGCCCTTAGTGGCTCCCCGATTCTTCCGCTCGCTGCTTCCGCTTCCCGAGTTCACACACTGTCCACCTGGGACCGCACCCTGCTTCCTCTGCCATTCGCCAAGGTGCGGCTTGCCTATGGGAACCCTGTCTGGGTTCCCCGCAACTCTGATGACCTGGCTCGAGAGGAAATCCGAAGAAAGCTGGAAGAGGAAGTTCAACTTCTCACCGACCGACTGGATCTCAGCTTTGGGCATGAGACGATTCCACCGGAGGAATCGGAATGACATGGGAAGTGCACGATCTTCGAGGTTACCGCAGATCCGCAAACCGGAAAATGCTTGTGCCCCTGACTCTTCCCTATGCGCTGATTGCGGAGTTCCATTGTAGAGTTCAGTTGGCGGGGATTCGACGGGATCCTCTCCTTCCCCTGATTTCACTGGGTAATCTGGAAGCCGGGGGTACGGGAAAGACTCCGGCGGTTCTCGCTCTTGCCAAATTGTTACAGGAATCAGGGATTCGTCCCGCCGTCTTGACCGGTTTGCCCGGGAGACGGGGGAAGGCAGTCTTTCACTCTCGCGAGCCCGGTTTCAGAAACCAGGCCGCGGATGAGGCTCTTCTCCTCTCCCGTTCCCTTCCCGAGTGCCCGCTTGTTGCGGCAAGGCCCAAGTGGAAGGGAGTTGAACTGCTGGACAAGCCGGAAGAATCAGATCTGATCCTGCTTGATGACGGTTTCCAGCACCGGAGACTCGCGCGGGATCTCAACCTGCTTCTCCTCTCTGGAAGAACACCTCTGTCCTTCTCTCAGGTTCTCCCTGCGGGAGATCTGAGGGAAGCCCCGGGTTTTGCTCTTCGCAGGGCTGATGCCTTCGTAGTTCCGGAAGATGTGCCTCTGCCAGAGAATCTCCCTGAACGCCCGGTATTTCGAACAGGAGTTCTTTCGGCAGGGCTCCTTGCTTTGGACGGCTCTTCCCGAAAGCCATCAGACTCCGGTTTGATTGCCTTGTCAGGCATCGCTCGCCCGGAGTCTTTTGAAGAGAATCTTGCCGGTCTCGGGACTCTGAAGGCCTCTCTTCGCTTCCCTGATCACGCGCCGATGACTCCGCGCTTCCGGGAGCAGTGCCTGAATCTGCTGTCGCGTTTTTCTGGCTCCCAGCTTGTCATTACCGCGAAAGATGCCTGTCGTTGGACCGACGATCCACTCTTTGATGTTCAGGAACCCTGGATTCTGGACCATCAGATCGAATGGCGGGAACCCGGAGTTTTCCTTTCCTGGATTCGAGATGCCCTTGGTTTCCCCGTTGAAAGCGGAGGGAAGCTTGATTAGACTTTCCCTATGAGTTACTCCATGAAAATAGACTTCCTTGTGATTGGGAGCGGCGTTGCCGGGCTTTCCTTTGCACTGAAAGCCAGCAGGATGGGCAAGGTCCTTCTGGTGACGAAATCAGAGGCTCCGGAGAGCAACACCCGCAGAGCCCAGGGCGGCATCGCTGCCGTGACCTCCCGAGACGACAGTCCTGAATCCCATGAGGAAGACACACTCCGGGCGGGTGCAGGTCTTTGTGACCGGTCTCGGGTTCGTCACATGGTAGAAAGCGGCCCGGAGAGAATCCGGGAACTTCTCGACTGGGGAGTGCCCTTCAGCAAGGAAGGCGAGGAACTGGCACTTGGGCAGGAGGGGGGGCATTCCTTCCGCAGGGTCCTTCATGTCGCAGACTTCACCGGTCGCGAACTGGAAAGGGTGCTTTTGGAGAGGGTCGCTGCCGAGCCTTCGATCCAGCTTCTGGAAGACCACATGGCAGTCAATCTTGCCACTCATCGTCATCTGAAAAAGGGAGGCGAGGAAGGCAGGGTTTACGGTGCCTATCTGATGGATCGAAAGAAGAGGAGCATCCTGAGCGTGGCCGCGCGATGGACCATTCTTGCTACCGGAGGCGCAGGCAAGGTCTATGCATATACGAGCAACCCGGATGTGGCGACGGGCGACGGTGTGGCCATGGCTTATCGAGCCGGCGCACGGATTGCAAACATGGAATTCGTTCAGTTTCATCCCACCTGTCTCTATCACAGGAAGGTGAGAACGCAACTCATCAGCGAGGCCGTTCGAGGAGAGGGTGCCATCCTTCGAAACCTCGACGGAGAGGCCTTCATGGAGCGATACACCATGCAACGGGAACTGGCTCCCCGTGACATCGTGGCTCGGGCAATTGATCAGGAAATGAAACGCCGCGGCGACAAGTTTGCTCTCCTGGACTTTTCACCGATCGGCAAGGAGAGAATCCCTGAGCGCTTCCCTTCCATCTATGCGGCTTTGCAGAGACTGGGGATGGATCCCCGGGAGCGGTCGATTCCCGTGGTTCCCGCGGCGCACTACTTTTGCGGAGGGGTGGAGGTGGACGGCCAGGGGCAAAGCAGCCTGCCTCGACTTCTCGCCATCGGGGAAGTCAGTTGTACGGGGGTCCATGGTGCCAATCGACTGGCCAGCAACTCCCTTCTGGAGGCGCTGGTCTTTGCGCATGAGGCAAGTGAAGCCCTCAGTGCGAACTTTGATCCCTCCGGGGAAATCCCGGAAGTGGAGCCCTGGAGCTCCGCAAATACCCGCGACTACCGGGAGGCAGTGGTTCTCGACCATGACTGGGATCTGGTTCGGCGCATGATGATGGACTATGTCGGGATCGTGCGAAGCGACGAGAGGCTGCTTCTGGCCCGCGACCGGCTTCGCCATGTGCGGGAAACTGTGGAGAAGTTCTACTGGCGTTACTCCATTTGCAGCGAGATTATCGAACTCCGCAACATCGCACTTCTAGCGGAACTGATCATCCGTTCGGCACTCCTGAGAAAGGAGAGCCGGGGACTGCACTTCAATCTGGATCATCCGGAGACCCGCAGTGATCTGGCCAGCCCCACCTGTCTGGAACAGGAAATCCTTCATGCCTGAGGACTCCGGGGCGAATCGTTCAGTAAAGAAGCCCTGGTATATTGACGGTTTCGGCGCTCACTATCTGGAACTCTATGCCCATCGAAATGAGAGAGAGGCCGAGCAGGCCCTCAAACTCCTGACTCTTGCTGGCCTGCCACTGAAGGGACTCCGAGTTCTGGACCTGGCCTGTGGTGGGGGGCGGCACTTGCGGCAGCTTCGTCGGCGGGGGGCAAAGCCACTTGGCTTGGATCTCTCCCGGCCGCTTCTTGAAGAAGCGCAGAAGAATCTACCCCGGGACCTGTCTCTCCTCCGTGCCGACATGCGCAAGCTTCCTCTGCAGGATGAGACCTTTTCTCTTGTGCTCTGCATGTTCACGAGTTTCGCATACTTTCAGAGCGACCGGGAAAACTGGAGCGTACTTCATGAGGTCGCCCGGGTTCTGGAGGATGGGGGACACTATCTGCTGGATTTTCTCAATCGAGGAAGTCTGCAAATCCAGGCAGAGAGTGAGAGGGAGGGAGAACACTTCCGTGCCCTGGAATCCCGTAGAATCGAAAAGGGGCGGGTTCACAAGAAGGTGAGGATTCTGGATCGGGTAACTTTGGAGGAAAAACTGGAATATGAGGAGAGCGTGCGCTTGTATTCCCGCTCAGAAATACGGGATGCTGCCGAGGAGTCGGGTTTGACTCTCGTGCAAGAGTGGGGAACTTATCTTGGCGATCCCTGGGAAGAAGGGAAAAGTCCTCGACTGATTTTACTCTTTCAAAGAGTTCCTCGATGAACCGGCATGTATCCGAGTTGCCGATGCCGAAGGCGCTGGAGGCCGGAGCCTCGCCTTTTCGCATCTTTGCTCCTTCGGCGGGTCTTCTACAGGCAATGGAGAAGTATGTAAGCGGCCCTAGAGCAAGCGAGAATCTGAAGCTTCTTGCCGAAGGGAAGGCCTCCCTTGTGGTCACCGGGCAACAACCCTCCTTCCCCATGCCACTGGGCCTGACATTGGCCAAGGCGGCCACAACGGTTGCCATTGCGGAAAGGCATTGCGGAAAGGGGCGACTAGTTCCCCTCTTCTGGAACGGAAGCGACGATAGCGACTTCGAGGAAGCGTCCTCGCAGAACTATTTGCGCGCTTCTCGCCCTCCTCTTCGTTTCTCACTGCCAGTCTCCTTGCATCGAAAGAACCAACAGGTGGGAAGACTAGCAGTCGAGGGCTGCCTGCAGGAGATTCTGGCGTATCTTCCCCCTGAATACCATGACCTTGCCTCCAGCGAGCTCGGAGATCTTCACGCCCGAACCCTCGCACGCTTCTATGCAGAGGACGGCTTACTGGTTCTCGATGCCCGGAGCCCGGCATTGGCAGAGGCCGGGAAGCAGCTCTATGAGAACTATCTCGAAAGCAGGGAGCGGTTTGCCGGACAAGTGGACCGGGACGGAGACTCCCTTGAGAAGGAGTCCGGAAGTCGCCCTCTTCGACGGGGAGTGGGGGAAAGGGCTCTCTACCTGCTCTCTCGAGACCGTCGATCTCTTCCGGAACCGGCAGATTACGAGAATGTCCTCCGGGAACGTCTCCGGGAGAAAACTCCTCGCCTTTCGCCGAACGTATCGCTTAGACCCCTGCTGCAGGATTTCGTTCTTCCCGTCCGGGAGGTAGTACTCGGACCCTCGGAGTGGGAGTATCACCGCCAACTGCGGGATTCATTTTCCCTTCTGGGCTGCCATTTTCCACAACCCTGGCCGCGGCTTCAGTGGAATCTCCGATCAGGTGAGCCTCGCGACAGCAGTCCTCTCTTCGATCCTCATGCAAGGCCTGATCAAGTTCGCAGGGACTTGCTTGAGCAGGCTTCCCTGCACCTGGAAGATCTCAGGGAGAACCGCTATCTTCTAAGAAGCAAGGAGGAGTCATGAGAATTCTGGCCTGCGCCGCTCATCCCGATGATGTTGAACTGTCCTGTGGGGGAACCCTCGCAGGAGCCTTTGCCGCAGGTCATGAGACATATATCCTGGATTTGACCCGGGGAGAAAGAGCGAGCAACGGGGATCCGGAGAGTCGGGCAAAGGAAGCTGCCGAGGCTGCAGAAACCCTGGGCGCTCATCGTTTTCAAGCCGGTCTTCCCGACGGGGGACTCGATTCACGAGACTCCACTCAACGGGCCACTGTGGTGGAGATCATGCGCGAGATTCGTCCGGATCTCTTGATCATCCCCTGCCGGGAAAATCGACATCCAGATCATCGCGAAGCCCATGAGCTCTTGCATCGTGTTTCCTTTGATGCTGGCCTTCCCCGATTTCCTGCGCCCGGAGAGGCGCATCGGCCTGTGACGATTCTGGAAGCCATGGAGCGGATTCCATTTGCGCCGCACATCCTCGTGCCCATCGATGAGTGGTTTGAGAAGAAGCAAGGTGCAATCCTGGCCTACAAGAGTCAGTTCAGTCAGGGTCCGGAATCCGGGAAGACCCTGATCAATGAGGAGCAGTTCCTTGTCTGGCTGACTGCAAGGGATCAGTATTATGGCGGGCTTGCCCACTGCAAGGTGGCAGAGCCCTTTCGACTTGCCTCTCCCCTTCGCATTGATCAGTTACACGCTCTTGTGCCGGAGGCTGTAAATGACTGAGGACAAGAAATTAAAGATCGGGGTTACCTGCTACCACAAGGCGGGGGGAAGCGGCATTGTGGCCACGGAACTCGGAATGGCTCTGGCTGCACGCGGCCATGAGATTCACTTCATCAGTTCCTCCACTCCCTTCCGCCTGACCGAAAGTGACAACATCCTGCTTCACCGTGTTGAAACTGCCGACTACCCGCTCTTTGACTACCCGCCCTACACTCTCGCCCTGGCCGTGAAGATGCATCAGGTAGTCAGCTTCCACGATCTGGATCTTCTTCATGTCCATTACGCAATTCCCCATGCTGCAAGTGCAATCCTGGCACGGGACATGGGGAGTTGGCCGGTTCCGGTAGTGACAACTCTGCATGGTACGGACATAACCCTCGTTGGAAGCCATCCCAGCTATCATCGCATTACGCGTCACTGTATTGAGCAAAGTGATGCGGTCACCTCCGTGAGCGAATATCTCAGCAAGGAAACGGATCGGATATTTGAGGCGAAGAAAGAGGTAAAGGTAATTCCGAATTTCGTGGATTCAGATCGATTCTCTCCCCGAGAGAATCAGGATCTTCGCAGCAAATATGCCAGAGCGGAGGAGAAGATCATTCTTCATGCTTCGAATTTCCGCCCTGTCAAACGGGTTCCCTTTGTGTTGGAGATTTTTGACAAACTTGCAATGAGGGATCAGTCGATTTTGCTTTTGGCAGGGGACGGTCCGGACTTGAGTACTGTCCGCAGGATGGCCAGGGAAAGGAATCTTGAAGACCGTGTGCATTTCCTGGGAGCCTGTGAGGACATGGAGACGATTTTCCCGCTTGCCGATCTCTTTCTCCAGCCCAGTGAGTATGAGTCTTTTGGTCTTGCCGCTCTGGAAGCCATGAGTTGCGGAGTTCCCTGTCTCCTGACAAATCAGGGGGGGACGGCTGAGTTTCTCCATCATGGGGATAATGGCTGTCTTCTGGATCCGGAGGACCTGGATCTTTGGGTCAAAACGGCAGGCCGGCTTCTGTCTTCGCCGCTGGAGTCCCGGGAGATGGGCGCTCGCGCCCGGGATCACGCAAAGCGAAATTTCTCTCTGGAGAGAGTCGTCAAGCAATATGAAGATCTCTTCCTTTCCCTTGTTCCTGGCTTTGACAATCCTCGCAACTTCGCCTAGTCTCCTCCCTTAGGGAGGAAACTGGATGCACTCGACCACTGGACATCCCCCGGGAGCTTACCGCTTTCTTCTGGATGCCCTTGAGAATACAAGAAAACACCTGTCCACAGATGGCCATGTCTCCGGGCAGGAACTCCTTCTCGGGATCCGACTACGGGCACGGGAGCTCTTTGGCCCCCTTGCTTTCATGGTCTTTGACGAGTGGAACATCCACGAGGGGAACGATTTCGGGGAGATGGTGTTTGAGCTGGTGGATCAGGGCATTCTCAGCAAAATGAGCGAAGATAAACTGGAAGATTTCGCCACGCCACAGCATTATCAGCGCTATTATGAGGAAGAGTATTTCTCCCACAATCGCGAAGAGATTTACCTGAAGGAGAAGGAATGAACCGTGACCGGGATTGGCTGCACAGCCTTCCAAAGACAGATCTGCATGTTCACCTGGATGGTTCCCTGAGACCTGCCACACTTCTGGAACTTTCCGATAAACTGGGAAGCGACCTGCCCGCGTCCACGGAAGAGGAGGTTCTGGACCTGATTCGCATGGGAAAGGGCGAAAAAAGTCTGGTTCGCTATCTTCAGGCTTTCGACTATACCCTACCGGTTCTTCAGGATGCCGATTCCCTGGAGCGCTGTTCCTATGAATTGGCCATGGATGCAGCGGAAGAAAATGTCCGTCTGATTGAAGTCCGCTACAGCCCGCTGCTTCATCGGAAAAAGGGACTTTCCTTTGAAGGTATCATTGATGCCGTCGCCCAGGGGCTGCAGCGTGCCACGGAAGAGACCGGGATCATCGCAGGTCAGATTCTCTGCGGCATTCGAAACATGCCTCCGGAGGGTTCTCTTGAATTGGCAAGAGCGACTCTTCGATACCGGGATCGCGGAATTGTGGCTTTTGATCTCGCAGGAGCAGAGAAGGACTATCCCGCCAAGAAGCATCTGGACGCTTTCTACTTTGTTCTGAATCACAATCTCAATTCAACACTTCATGCGGGAGAGGCCTTCGGGCCGGAGAGCATTGCACAGGCTCTGCATTACTGCGGCACCCATCGGATCGGGCACGGGGTCAGGCTCTGGGAAGACGAGAGCCTGATGAACTATGTCAATGACCACAGGATTGCCCTGGAGATGTGTTTGAGCAGCAACCTGCACACGGGTGCGGTGTCAGACATTCAGGATCATCCCTTCCGGAAATATCTTGACCTTGACTTGAGGGTCACCTTGAATACGGACAATCGCCTGATTTCCGGGACTTCGGTGACGGGCGAGTTTGCACTCGCTGCAGAGACTTTTTCTCTCAGCGTGGAGCAAATCAATACGATCATTCTCAATGGATTCAAGAGTTCCTTCCTCCCGCACTCCCGGAAAGCCGAATTGGTGCGAGAGGTCGTCCGGGAATTGGATGAGAAGGGTGCGCCTCCGGCACATTCTTACTCGGATTTGCTCTAGGAGGGATAGTGAAGTACCGGGTCCTTCTTCTCTGTTTCATTCTGGTCGGGGCTGTTTCCGGCTCTGCGCAGATCGCCCAGGAAGCGGACTCACTGGAAGCCAGGTTTCTGACGCAGGATGAAATGGATCTCTTCAGCCTCGAGGAGGTTCCCTCCGGGAATACAGAGGAAAGGCCGGGAGATCCCCTGACCGGCTTTCCTACTCTCAGTTGGGTCGATTCCCTTCTCTTGGGAGACCCGACATCAGGACAGGACGGATCCCCGGAAGACCACATGGTCGATTCTCTGGTTTCAGGAGAATCCTGGCCTCTCTTTCCTCCCCGAATTCTGGACTTTCAGTCGCTTCAGCTTCAGGATATTCTTCGTTCCACCATGCTGGAAGAGGATGAAACGGAATCGTGGACTTCCCTCTTTTCTGTGGACTCCACCCTTTCTCTTTCTCTTTTGCAGGTGAAGGAAGAGGCTTGGGAGTACTTCTGTCCCTATAGTGATCTCTGGTATTACATCTGGAGAGGCTGGGGCACCCTGCTATTGGAAGGTCAGGAACAGAACTACTCCCCGGGGATGATGTTCCAGGTACCGGCCTCATCGATTCACGCATTACGAAATGTCAGTGGTGCTCCCACTGTTGCTCTGGTCTGGCAAAGTCCTGCATTATCCGACTCCCTGCGGGTCAGTATCATCCCCGAGGAGATCCTGGTGGAAATGGAAGCGGACTCCTTGCGAATTCTGGAACTGGAAGAGAAGATCCTCTACCGCAAACGATAGGTGTCTCATGAAGGGAATCATCCTGGCAGGAGGAACCGGCAGCAGGCTATTCCCCCTGACAAAGGTCACGAACAAACATCTGCTTCCTGTGGGGACTATTCCGATGATCCTCCATCCCCTGCGAAAGATGGTGGAGGCAGGGATTGAAGAGATCCTGATTGTCACGGGAACCGAACATATGGGCGATGTCGTTGCGCTCCTTGGCAGCGGAACTGCCGAGTCCTGTCAATTGACCTACCGCGTGCAGGATGAAGCGGGAGGGATAGCCCAGGCGCTTTCGCTGGCCGAGAATTTCTGCCATGGAGAGTCGATGTGTGTGATTCTTGGCGACAACATATTCGAAGACTCACTTCAGCCCTCTGTGAACGCATTTCATGGCCAGTCTTCGGGTGCGAGGATTCTCCTGAAGGAAGTTCCGGATCCCTGCCGTTTCGGCGTAGCAGAACTGGAGGGTGACCGGGTCGTGGGTATTGAGGAAAAGCCTTCAGAGCCCAAGAGTTCCTTTGCGGTCTGCGGGATCTATTTTTTCGATGCGCGGGTCTTTGAAATTATCCGCACGCTGCGACCTTCATCCCGGGGGGAATTGGAAGTATCTGATGTGAATAACGCCTACATCCAGTCCGGGGAATTGAGTTACGGCTATTTTAAGGGCTGGTGGACCGATGCGGGAACCTTCGAGTCTTATCGGCAGGCTCAGGAACTGCTCTTTTCAGAAAGAGGGGAAGAGAATGATTGACGGTGTCATAATCAAGGACTTGAAGCGTATTGCCGACGAGCGTGGTTACCTGATGGAGATCTTGCGAGATGATGACGAGTTTTTCGACCGCTTCGGCCAAACTTATGTCTCGGCCGTTGAGCCCGGGGTGGTGAAGGCTTGGCACTATCATCGCGAGCAAACGGATCATGCGGTTTGTGTCTCCGGGATGATCAAGCTTGTCATGCATGACGACCGGGAGGGCAGCCCCACAAAGGGGAAAACGCAGGTGCTTTTTATTGGAGACCGCAACCCCCAGCTCGTACGGATTCCCAAGGGAGTCTATCACGGCTGGAAGGGCATCAGTACTTTTCCAAGCCTGGTGATCAATGTTCCTGATCGACACTACGACTATGAGAACCCGGATGAGTACCGGGAAGATCCCCACGGAGATAAAATCCCCTATGACTGGTCAAGAGAGGACGGCTGATGAGCCACCTTCTGGTTACCGGTGGATGTGGATTCATCGGGAGCAATTTCATCCTTCAGATGAGGAAGGAATGCCCTGACCGGGAGATCCTGAATCTGGATCTTCTGACCTATGCCGGCAATCTGGAAAACCTGGCAACTCTGAAGGATGACCCCGCTTATCATTTTCAGAGAGGCGATGTGGCCGACCGGGAACTGCTCCGGGGTTTATTTCTGGAATATGAAGTGGACGAGGTGGTCCATTTTGCTGCGGAATCACATGTGGACCGCAGCATTCTGGGCCCGGAGGTTTTTGTCCAGAGCAACATTCTGGGAACCATGTGCCTTTTGGAAGCGGCCAGGGACTTCTGGAAATCCGGTCATGGCCGATTCCTCATGGTATCCACCGACGAAGTCTACGGCTCCCTCGGAGAGGAGGGGAGCTTTCGGGAAGAAACGCCTCTTGATCCTTCCAGTCCCTATTCCGCAAGCAAGGCTTCGGCGGATCTTCTCTGTCTTGCCTACTATCGTACCTTTGACTTCCCGGTGATGGTCACTCGATGCAGCAATAATTACGGACCCTACCAGTTCCCCGAGAAATTGATTCCACTGATGATCCAGCGCGCGAGTCAGGGAGACAAGCTGCCCGTCTACGGCGACGGGAAGAATGTGAGGGACTGGATCCATGTGGACGATCACAATCGTGCCGTGAGAACGGTTCTTGAAAAGGGAGAACCCGGCCAAGTTTATAACATTGGTGCCAATGAGGAGTACGAGAACATCGAGATCGTTCAGAGGATTCTTTCGCACCTGGGAAAGAGCGACGATCTCATTGAGTTTGTGAAGGACCGCCCCGGCCATGACCGGCGCTACGCCATGGACTCAAGCAAGATACGCAGAGAATTGTCCTGGGAGCCGAAGGTCTCTTTTCAGGAAGGCATTTCCGACACGATCGACTGGTACTTGAACCACCGCTCCTGGTGGGAGAAGATTCTCAGCGGGGAGTACCGCAATTTCTTTGAGGAACAGTACGGGAGAGTGGGTGAATGAGCCCTTCTCCCATTGACAACCCTGCGTTCCGCGTTCTGATGAAAGTTTTGGGTCTCTCTCCCAGGGATCACGAATTCCGCCTGGAAGGGAGTCTGGAATCTGTTCAGCGCATTCTCTTCGTGGATTCGGGGCAGTTTGCTGACCTCCTCTTCTTTCTGCCGGTGATTCAGGAGATCCGGGAGCGATGGCCTTCGGTGGCTGTGCAGGTAATGGTCGAAGAACGGTGGGGGGACTTCCTCAAAAGGGAACCGGGAATTGAGGGAATCATTCTCTACGACCCCGAGTCCTTGCGTTTTCGCTCCTCGGCCTATCGCAAGCTGCTTCGGGAGGTCAAGAAGCGTTCTTTCGATGCGGTAGTTCTGATGGGGACGGAAGATGATTCCCACCGGGATCTTGTCGCTTTTGCTTCTGGAGTAGCGCTACGCGCGGGAGCCTACTCTGAGGGAAGGGAGCGAATCCTCAATTGCATGGTTCGCTGGACGGGAAAGGATCGCTACCGTTCCTGTTTTGCTCAGGAATTGTCGCGACTTCTTGGACTCCGTTACGAGGCATTGGACTGGAGGTATCACTTTCGTCCCGATGAAGTCCGGGCCGCGGATCAACTCATTCACTTCAGGAAGCCTTCCCGAGATGTTCTCCTGATCGGTGTAGATCCCGGAGCGGGGCTTGCGGAACACCAGGTCGTGGAGAGTCATCTCGCCTTTCTTTTGAATCACCTTACGGAGACCCTGAAAGCTCGCCCCCTGATTTTCCAGATCCATGGTGAGAAGACCGGATTCCGCGACAAACTGAGAGGAGACGCTCTGGAGATGCCTCCTCTGGGTTTACGGGAACGCCTCGCACTCCTTTCTCGCTGCGACCTTTTTGTTGCGGGCAACACCGAACTATTCCACGCGGCCACTGCCTTCGGTGTTCCCGCTCTCGGGCTATTCACGGACTCGGACCGCCCTCAGTGGGAGCCACGGAACCGACCTGAGATTTCGGTACTAAGAGGCCGGCCCGGAGAAAAGATCTCCCTGAAGGAGATGGACGAGAGGGTGCAAGTAATCCTCAGGGCAGGCCGGGGAGTTGAGGGCTGATTTGGCAAAGGCGGTATTTCTCGACCGCGACGGAACCCTGATTC from Candidatus Krumholzibacteriia bacterium harbors:
- a CDS encoding lysophospholipid acyltransferase family protein → MSHWKRDSRGLGEKQLQGIDRNAGILAAFLRAYGKSWRVMEELPEELEEIRKQSPSKSLIFAFWHNRMLLLAYTHRDRAIQVLSSSSRDGRLMSSILGKMGMQKVLGSSSQGGAAGLRQMARQCRRGNDAALSVDGPRGPRGRLKGGVISLAALSGSPILPLAASASRVHTLSTWDRTLLPLPFAKVRLAYGNPVWVPRNSDDLAREEIRRKLEEEVQLLTDRLDLSFGHETIPPEESE
- the lpxK gene encoding tetraacyldisaccharide 4'-kinase yields the protein MTWEVHDLRGYRRSANRKMLVPLTLPYALIAEFHCRVQLAGIRRDPLLPLISLGNLEAGGTGKTPAVLALAKLLQESGIRPAVLTGLPGRRGKAVFHSREPGFRNQAADEALLLSRSLPECPLVAARPKWKGVELLDKPEESDLILLDDGFQHRRLARDLNLLLLSGRTPLSFSQVLPAGDLREAPGFALRRADAFVVPEDVPLPENLPERPVFRTGVLSAGLLALDGSSRKPSDSGLIALSGIARPESFEENLAGLGTLKASLRFPDHAPMTPRFREQCLNLLSRFSGSQLVITAKDACRWTDDPLFDVQEPWILDHQIEWREPGVFLSWIRDALGFPVESGGKLD
- the nadB gene encoding L-aspartate oxidase, coding for MKIDFLVIGSGVAGLSFALKASRMGKVLLVTKSEAPESNTRRAQGGIAAVTSRDDSPESHEEDTLRAGAGLCDRSRVRHMVESGPERIRELLDWGVPFSKEGEELALGQEGGHSFRRVLHVADFTGRELERVLLERVAAEPSIQLLEDHMAVNLATHRHLKKGGEEGRVYGAYLMDRKKRSILSVAARWTILATGGAGKVYAYTSNPDVATGDGVAMAYRAGARIANMEFVQFHPTCLYHRKVRTQLISEAVRGEGAILRNLDGEAFMERYTMQRELAPRDIVARAIDQEMKRRGDKFALLDFSPIGKERIPERFPSIYAALQRLGMDPRERSIPVVPAAHYFCGGVEVDGQGQSSLPRLLAIGEVSCTGVHGANRLASNSLLEALVFAHEASEALSANFDPSGEIPEVEPWSSANTRDYREAVVLDHDWDLVRRMMMDYVGIVRSDERLLLARDRLRHVRETVEKFYWRYSICSEIIELRNIALLAELIIRSALLRKESRGLHFNLDHPETRSDLASPTCLEQEILHA
- a CDS encoding class I SAM-dependent methyltransferase; this translates as MPEDSGANRSVKKPWYIDGFGAHYLELYAHRNEREAEQALKLLTLAGLPLKGLRVLDLACGGGRHLRQLRRRGAKPLGLDLSRPLLEEAQKNLPRDLSLLRADMRKLPLQDETFSLVLCMFTSFAYFQSDRENWSVLHEVARVLEDGGHYLLDFLNRGSLQIQAESEREGEHFRALESRRIEKGRVHKKVRILDRVTLEEKLEYEESVRLYSRSEIRDAAEESGLTLVQEWGTYLGDPWEEGKSPRLILLFQRVPR
- the bshC gene encoding bacillithiol biosynthesis BshC; the encoded protein is MNRHVSELPMPKALEAGASPFRIFAPSAGLLQAMEKYVSGPRASENLKLLAEGKASLVVTGQQPSFPMPLGLTLAKAATTVAIAERHCGKGRLVPLFWNGSDDSDFEEASSQNYLRASRPPLRFSLPVSLHRKNQQVGRLAVEGCLQEILAYLPPEYHDLASSELGDLHARTLARFYAEDGLLVLDARSPALAEAGKQLYENYLESRERFAGQVDRDGDSLEKESGSRPLRRGVGERALYLLSRDRRSLPEPADYENVLRERLREKTPRLSPNVSLRPLLQDFVLPVREVVLGPSEWEYHRQLRDSFSLLGCHFPQPWPRLQWNLRSGEPRDSSPLFDPHARPDQVRRDLLEQASLHLEDLRENRYLLRSKEES
- the bshB1 gene encoding bacillithiol biosynthesis deacetylase BshB1, whose amino-acid sequence is MRILACAAHPDDVELSCGGTLAGAFAAGHETYILDLTRGERASNGDPESRAKEAAEAAETLGAHRFQAGLPDGGLDSRDSTQRATVVEIMREIRPDLLIIPCRENRHPDHREAHELLHRVSFDAGLPRFPAPGEAHRPVTILEAMERIPFAPHILVPIDEWFEKKQGAILAYKSQFSQGPESGKTLINEEQFLVWLTARDQYYGGLAHCKVAEPFRLASPLRIDQLHALVPEAVND
- the bshA gene encoding N-acetyl-alpha-D-glucosaminyl L-malate synthase BshA, whose amino-acid sequence is MTEDKKLKIGVTCYHKAGGSGIVATELGMALAARGHEIHFISSSTPFRLTESDNILLHRVETADYPLFDYPPYTLALAVKMHQVVSFHDLDLLHVHYAIPHAASAILARDMGSWPVPVVTTLHGTDITLVGSHPSYHRITRHCIEQSDAVTSVSEYLSKETDRIFEAKKEVKVIPNFVDSDRFSPRENQDLRSKYARAEEKIILHASNFRPVKRVPFVLEIFDKLAMRDQSILLLAGDGPDLSTVRRMARERNLEDRVHFLGACEDMETIFPLADLFLQPSEYESFGLAALEAMSCGVPCLLTNQGGTAEFLHHGDNGCLLDPEDLDLWVKTAGRLLSSPLESREMGARARDHAKRNFSLERVVKQYEDLFLSLVPGFDNPRNFA
- the add gene encoding adenosine deaminase, whose amino-acid sequence is MNRDRDWLHSLPKTDLHVHLDGSLRPATLLELSDKLGSDLPASTEEEVLDLIRMGKGEKSLVRYLQAFDYTLPVLQDADSLERCSYELAMDAAEENVRLIEVRYSPLLHRKKGLSFEGIIDAVAQGLQRATEETGIIAGQILCGIRNMPPEGSLELARATLRYRDRGIVAFDLAGAEKDYPAKKHLDAFYFVLNHNLNSTLHAGEAFGPESIAQALHYCGTHRIGHGVRLWEDESLMNYVNDHRIALEMCLSSNLHTGAVSDIQDHPFRKYLDLDLRVTLNTDNRLISGTSVTGEFALAAETFSLSVEQINTIILNGFKSSFLPHSRKAELVREVVRELDEKGAPPAHSYSDLL